In Oncorhynchus keta strain PuntledgeMale-10-30-2019 chromosome 19, Oket_V2, whole genome shotgun sequence, a single genomic region encodes these proteins:
- the LOC118398125 gene encoding protein JTB-like isoform X2, producing MGRMESDCRIPMSCLRPRILALHALFWVLVSLRVFGAALLSEEKTTVARPVTTPCWQMEEFVVAVECSRCNTFQSSWAACIQTGYVERINCTKSNKDEYKSCRSTLMEEYLFWKFEGATLGLTILFALIVVARQRSLDRLASEKVRRQIESI from the exons ATGGGGAGGATGGAGAGCGATTGCAGGATCCCCATGTCGTGCTTGAGGCCCAGAATCCTGGCCTTGCATGCACTCTTCTGGGTTTTGGTGTCTCTCAG AGTGTTTGGTGCAGCTCTGCTGAGTGAGGAGAAGACCACAG TGGCCAGGCCGGTAACCACCCCCTGTTGGCAGATGGAGGAGTTTGTGGTTGCGGTGGAATGCTCCCGGTGCAACACTTTCCAGTCG TCGTGGGCAGCATGTATTCAGACGGGATACGTGGAGAGGATCAACTGCACCAAGTCTAATAAAGATGAGTACAAGAG CTGCCGCTCTACCCTGATGGAGGAATACCTTTTCTGGAAGTTTGAAGGAGCCACGTTGGGCCTCACCATACTGTTTGCGCTCATAGTGGTCGCTAGGCAACGTTCGCTGGACCGGCTTGCCTCCGAGAAAGTCCGCAGACAGATCGAGTCTATCTAG
- the LOC118398125 gene encoding protein JTB-like isoform X1, whose product MGRMESDCRIPMSCLRPRILALHALFWVLVSLRVFGAALLSEEKTTVARPVTTPCWQMEEFVVAVECSRCNTFQSKSWAACIQTGYVERINCTKSNKDEYKSCRSTLMEEYLFWKFEGATLGLTILFALIVVARQRSLDRLASEKVRRQIESI is encoded by the exons ATGGGGAGGATGGAGAGCGATTGCAGGATCCCCATGTCGTGCTTGAGGCCCAGAATCCTGGCCTTGCATGCACTCTTCTGGGTTTTGGTGTCTCTCAG AGTGTTTGGTGCAGCTCTGCTGAGTGAGGAGAAGACCACAG TGGCCAGGCCGGTAACCACCCCCTGTTGGCAGATGGAGGAGTTTGTGGTTGCGGTGGAATGCTCCCGGTGCAACACTTTCCAGTCG AAGTCGTGGGCAGCATGTATTCAGACGGGATACGTGGAGAGGATCAACTGCACCAAGTCTAATAAAGATGAGTACAAGAG CTGCCGCTCTACCCTGATGGAGGAATACCTTTTCTGGAAGTTTGAAGGAGCCACGTTGGGCCTCACCATACTGTTTGCGCTCATAGTGGTCGCTAGGCAACGTTCGCTGGACCGGCTTGCCTCCGAGAAAGTCCGCAGACAGATCGAGTCTATCTAG
- the si:ch211-191i18.4 gene encoding cocaine- and amphetamine-regulated transcript protein → MTNFTLLFLLMCCVLCVHFLSVGVEARLPDVPSLETRDSRKHKQLGVPVHDRGQLQREISSSVLRNKFNRLPGVCQRLRRRRITILCNSNVGKYCSVKDGAQHGHICRCPRASKCKYFFLRSL, encoded by the exons ATGACGAATTTCACTCTGCTGTTtctgctgatgtgttgtgttctatGTGTGCACTTTCTGTCTGTCGGAGTAGAGGCAAGATTACCGGACGTTCCGTCGTTGGAAACACGAGACTCACGCAAGCATAAACAG TTGGGTGTCCCTGTCCATGATAGGGGACAGCTTCAGAGGGAAATATCTTCCTCAGTTTTGAGAAACAAGTTCAACCGCCTTCCGGGAGTATGTCAACGTCTACGCAGAAGGAGAATCACAATTCTG TGCAATTCCAACGTGGGCAAGTACTGTTCGGTCAAAGATGGAGCTCAACATGGCCATATTTGCCGCTGTCCAAGAGCATCAAAGTGTAAATACTTCTTTCTGAGGAGTCTGTAG